The following proteins are encoded in a genomic region of Flammeovirga pectinis:
- a CDS encoding cyclase family protein, with product MKIIDLSKPIKFNKKDPWFMRVKIKHKPHKKAKWLIRLFGLPFKLFPKGFTGWADDTIEKMGVHSTTHIDAPWHYSPTVAGEKAKTIDEVPLDWCYGDGIVIDMEHKVDFDPITVTDIKEFLTAQNLVLKAGMIVLIKTGRDKFNGTENFHKIGTGMSAEATHFLIDSGIKVMGIDSWGWDLPLPYLVEQAKKTGNSELFWEAHLVGQEKEYCHMEQLVNLNALPYSGFKVAVFPLKIVGASAAPARVVAMMEE from the coding sequence ATGAAAATAATAGACCTCTCTAAACCAATTAAATTCAATAAAAAAGACCCTTGGTTTATGCGTGTGAAAATTAAGCACAAACCGCATAAAAAGGCAAAATGGTTAATCAGGCTATTTGGTTTACCTTTTAAATTATTTCCGAAAGGATTTACGGGTTGGGCAGATGATACTATAGAAAAAATGGGCGTTCATTCTACAACCCATATTGATGCCCCTTGGCATTACTCTCCAACCGTTGCAGGCGAAAAAGCAAAAACCATAGATGAAGTTCCTCTAGACTGGTGTTATGGAGATGGGATTGTAATTGATATGGAACATAAAGTAGATTTTGATCCAATTACAGTTACAGACATTAAAGAGTTCCTTACTGCTCAAAATCTAGTTTTAAAAGCAGGAATGATTGTTCTGATTAAAACAGGAAGAGACAAGTTTAACGGTACAGAAAACTTCCATAAAATTGGAACAGGGATGAGTGCAGAAGCTACTCATTTCTTAATCGATAGTGGAATTAAAGTAATGGGTATAGATAGTTGGGGTTGGGATTTACCCTTACCTTATCTAGTTGAGCAAGCAAAGAAAACTGGTAACTCAGAATTATTTTGGGAGGCTCATTTGGTTGGTCAAGAGAAAGAATATTGCCATATGGAACAATTGGTAAACTTAAATGCATTGCCTTATTCAGGATTTAAGGTAGCTGTTTTTCCACTTAAAATTGTTGGAGCATCTGCAGCTCCAGCTCGTGTAGTAGCAATGATGGAAGAGTAA
- a CDS encoding acyl-CoA dehydrogenase family protein, giving the protein MNTVTNKKAIKGGEFLIRETEANDIFTPEEFSEEQVMMAQATKDFIDQEITPKAKEIDGHNWELVENIFDKAGELGLLGISVPEELGGLGMSFNTSMLIADVFGEAGSFSTTYGAHTGIGTLPILYYGTQEQKDKYLPKLATGEWAAAYALTEPDAGSDANSGKTKAVLSEDGKHYLITGQKMWISNAGFAELFIVFAKIGDDKNYSSFIVEKSFGGITMNEEEEKLGIKGSSTRQVFFNDCKVPVENMLSERGNGFKIAVNILNIGRAKLGAGVLGGCRAVINHSIRYSKERKQFKQPISNFGAIKQKLAQMATKTYVIESMCYRAGQNIEDHTDELLASGMDDAKAKLKGVEQFAIECAILKVFGSEVLDFVVDEGVQVYGGMGFSADAPMERAYRDARISRIYEGTNEINRMLLVGMMIKRAMKGELDIVSPAMDVAKELTSVPSFETLDTSVLFTTEKDILKRLKKAALMVAGRSVQVFEAKINDQQEILMNVADMLIQIYAAESAILRTEKLVEEKGEAAAKQQINISKIFIREAAEAVAVSGREAIAGIATGDEQRVMLMGLKRFTKYELENVHALRRELADELIEKEAYPFFVV; this is encoded by the coding sequence ATGAATACTGTAACCAATAAGAAGGCAATCAAAGGTGGAGAATTTTTAATCCGCGAAACAGAAGCAAATGACATTTTCACTCCAGAAGAATTTTCGGAGGAGCAAGTAATGATGGCACAAGCCACTAAAGATTTTATTGATCAAGAAATTACGCCTAAGGCAAAAGAAATTGATGGTCATAACTGGGAATTGGTAGAAAATATTTTTGATAAGGCAGGTGAACTTGGCTTATTAGGTATTTCTGTTCCAGAAGAATTAGGTGGTTTAGGAATGAGCTTCAATACATCTATGTTGATTGCTGATGTATTTGGAGAAGCAGGTTCGTTCTCTACAACTTATGGTGCACATACAGGTATTGGTACATTACCAATTTTGTATTATGGTACACAAGAGCAAAAAGATAAGTATTTACCAAAATTAGCTACTGGTGAGTGGGCTGCAGCTTACGCACTAACAGAGCCAGATGCTGGCTCTGATGCAAACTCTGGTAAAACAAAAGCAGTTCTTTCAGAAGATGGTAAGCACTATCTTATTACAGGACAAAAAATGTGGATATCAAATGCTGGGTTTGCTGAACTATTTATTGTTTTTGCAAAAATTGGTGATGATAAAAACTACTCTTCATTTATTGTAGAAAAGTCGTTTGGCGGAATTACAATGAACGAAGAAGAAGAGAAATTAGGAATTAAAGGATCTTCTACTCGTCAGGTATTCTTTAACGATTGTAAGGTTCCTGTAGAGAACATGTTATCTGAAAGAGGTAATGGTTTTAAAATCGCAGTAAACATTCTAAATATCGGACGTGCTAAATTAGGTGCAGGTGTTTTAGGGGGATGTCGTGCAGTAATCAACCATTCAATCAGATATTCTAAAGAAAGAAAGCAGTTTAAACAACCGATCTCAAACTTTGGAGCTATCAAGCAAAAACTTGCTCAAATGGCAACAAAAACATACGTAATTGAGTCGATGTGTTATAGAGCTGGTCAAAATATAGAAGACCATACAGACGAGCTTTTAGCAAGTGGTATGGACGATGCAAAAGCAAAATTAAAAGGAGTTGAACAATTCGCTATTGAATGTGCAATTCTTAAAGTCTTCGGTTCAGAAGTCTTAGATTTTGTAGTAGATGAAGGAGTTCAGGTTTATGGTGGTATGGGCTTTTCTGCTGATGCACCAATGGAAAGAGCATATAGAGATGCTCGTATTTCTAGAATCTATGAAGGTACAAATGAAATAAACAGAATGCTTCTAGTAGGCATGATGATTAAACGTGCCATGAAAGGAGAACTTGATATTGTTTCTCCAGCAATGGATGTAGCAAAAGAATTAACAAGTGTACCTTCTTTCGAAACGCTTGATACATCTGTATTATTCACTACAGAAAAAGATATTTTAAAGCGCTTGAAAAAAGCAGCATTGATGGTAGCAGGTAGATCTGTACAGGTTTTTGAAGCTAAAATCAATGATCAGCAAGAAATTTTAATGAACGTTGCTGATATGCTAATTCAAATTTATGCTGCTGAATCTGCAATTCTTCGTACAGAGAAGTTAGTAGAAGAAAAAGGTGAAGCTGCAGCTAAGCAACAAATCAACATCTCTAAGATATTTATTCGCGAAGCAGCAGAAGCTGTAGCAGTATCTGGAAGAGAAGCAATTGCAGGTATTGCCACTGGCGATGAGCAACGTGTAATGTTGATGGGCTTAAAACGTTTTACAAAGTATGAATTAGAAAATGTTCATGCATTAAGAAGAGAGTTAGCTGATGAATTAATAGAGAAAGAAGCATATCCTTTCTTTGTAGTTTAA